One window of the Anaeromyxobacter dehalogenans 2CP-C genome contains the following:
- a CDS encoding ABC transporter ATP-binding protein — MIEVRDLWKSFGTNQVLKGITLDVPKGNTYVVLGGSGSGKTVLMKHVIGLLKPDRGTVRVGGFEMSRLAGRELNEARRMFGMVFQGAALFDSMNVFDNVAFPLREKRRGTRLAAAEVRKRVIEKLAVVDLGEEVLGRWPAELSGGMRKRVALARALVSDPQVVLYDEPTTGLDPITTNYVDEMIVHAKERLGITSMVISHDIASAFRVADRLAVLYDGHLAAEGTPAEVRQSKDPFVQRFLSTWFEKQ, encoded by the coding sequence GTGATCGAGGTGCGCGATCTCTGGAAGTCCTTCGGGACGAACCAGGTGCTGAAGGGCATCACGCTCGACGTGCCGAAGGGGAACACCTACGTGGTGCTGGGCGGGTCGGGCTCGGGCAAGACCGTGCTCATGAAGCACGTCATCGGCCTGCTGAAGCCGGACCGCGGGACGGTGCGGGTCGGCGGCTTCGAGATGTCCCGCCTGGCGGGCCGCGAGCTGAACGAGGCCCGCCGGATGTTCGGGATGGTGTTCCAGGGCGCGGCCCTGTTCGACTCGATGAACGTCTTCGACAACGTGGCCTTCCCGCTCCGCGAGAAGCGCCGCGGGACGCGCCTGGCGGCGGCCGAGGTGCGCAAGCGCGTGATCGAGAAGCTCGCGGTGGTGGACCTGGGCGAGGAGGTCCTGGGGCGCTGGCCGGCCGAGCTCTCGGGCGGCATGCGCAAGCGGGTCGCGCTGGCCCGGGCGCTCGTCTCCGACCCGCAGGTGGTGCTCTACGACGAGCCCACCACCGGCCTCGATCCCATCACCACCAACTACGTGGACGAGATGATCGTGCACGCCAAGGAGCGCCTCGGCATCACCAGCATGGTGATCTCGCACGACATCGCCAGTGCATTCCGGGTGGCCGACCGGCTGGCGGTGCTCTACGATGGGCACCTCGCCGCGGAGGGGACGCCCGCGGAGGTCCGCCAGAGCAAGGATCCCTTCGTGCAGCGCTTCCTCTCCACCTGGTTCGAGAAGCAGTGA
- a CDS encoding helix-turn-helix domain-containing protein: protein MATKMKTQRDPRREELRRLGERVREHRRGRGMTQEALAEALDLSVAYVSLIERGGRNPPYTTVVAIARALGIPATRIVAED, encoded by the coding sequence ATGGCGACCAAGATGAAGACGCAGCGGGACCCCCGCCGCGAGGAGCTGCGCCGGCTCGGCGAGCGGGTGCGCGAGCACCGCCGTGGCCGCGGCATGACGCAGGAGGCGCTCGCCGAGGCGCTCGATCTCTCCGTCGCGTACGTGAGCCTGATCGAGCGCGGCGGGCGCAACCCGCCGTACACGACGGTGGTGGCGATCGCGCGGGCGCTCGGCATCCCGGCGACGCGCATCGTCGCGGAGGACTAG
- a CDS encoding RluA family pseudouridine synthase yields MTAGPAAPVAVLHEDAALLAVDKPAGRLVIPGREGGEPSLREELEARFGRLWVVHRLDRNTSGVLVLARTAAAHRALNLAFDRGEPRKRYLALVRGVPPAEQRIEVAIAPARKGRMRPAAPDDPRGKPSATVVRRLEAYPSHPLGGGPLALVEALPETGRTHQIRVHLAAAGTPLALDPAYGDAAPLLGPGGEPVLARTPLHAARLALRHPADGRELVLEAPLPADLAGVLALLRGTPGGG; encoded by the coding sequence GTGACGGCGGGCCCCGCCGCCCCGGTGGCGGTGCTCCACGAGGACGCGGCCCTCCTCGCGGTGGACAAGCCGGCGGGGCGGCTGGTGATCCCGGGCCGCGAGGGCGGCGAGCCGAGCCTGCGCGAGGAGCTGGAGGCGCGCTTCGGCCGGCTCTGGGTGGTGCACCGGCTGGACCGGAACACGAGCGGCGTGCTGGTGCTCGCGCGCACCGCCGCGGCGCACCGCGCGCTCAACCTGGCGTTCGACCGGGGCGAGCCGCGAAAGCGCTACCTGGCGCTCGTGCGCGGGGTCCCGCCGGCCGAGCAGCGCATCGAGGTGGCGATCGCGCCGGCGCGCAAGGGGCGCATGCGCCCGGCCGCGCCGGACGATCCGCGCGGCAAGCCCTCGGCGACCGTGGTGCGGCGGCTCGAGGCGTACCCGTCGCACCCGCTCGGCGGCGGCCCGCTCGCGCTCGTCGAGGCGCTCCCGGAGACCGGGCGCACCCACCAGATCCGCGTGCACCTCGCCGCGGCGGGCACGCCCCTCGCCCTCGATCCGGCCTACGGCGACGCGGCGCCGCTGCTCGGCCCCGGCGGCGAGCCGGTGCTCGCGCGCACGCCGCTCCACGCGGCGCGCCTCGCGCTGCGCCACCCCGCGGACGGGCGGGAGCTCGTGCTGGAGGCGCCGCTGCCCGCCGACCTGGCCGGGGTGCTTGCGCTGCTGCGGGGGACGCCGGGCGGCGGCTAG
- a CDS encoding helix-turn-helix domain-containing protein, translated as MPTKRTKTTGPAMRRTGIRFDEYLTGQLRERDFGVHYEQRRLVHDVAIAVRSMRENAGLTQAQLAEIVGTSQPSIARMEKGLDQRTPRWETLHKIARALGKNLRFSFEDADDGADVLVEVNGIPVRASQDAPAGGR; from the coding sequence ATGCCGACCAAGAGGACGAAGACCACGGGGCCGGCGATGCGCCGAACTGGGATCCGCTTCGATGAGTATCTCACTGGCCAGCTCCGCGAGCGTGATTTCGGTGTCCACTATGAACAGCGGCGCCTTGTCCACGACGTAGCCATTGCGGTGCGGTCGATGCGCGAGAACGCCGGCCTGACCCAGGCGCAGCTGGCGGAGATCGTCGGGACAAGCCAGCCCTCCATCGCGCGAATGGAGAAGGGCTTGGATCAGCGGACGCCGCGCTGGGAGACGCTGCACAAGATCGCTCGTGCGCTGGGGAAGAACCTCCGCTTCTCCTTCGAAGACGCAGACGACGGGGCCGATGTGCTTGTCGAAGTGAACGGAATTCCTGTCCGCGCGTCGCAGGACGCTCCGGCCGGCGGGCGGTAG
- a CDS encoding HAD-IG family 5'-nucleotidase gives MDLPRTDAPAAGPVGRAYDSPDVRSLLAEPHGSHREVPRSRQVFVNRNLRMDRIEAVGFDMDYTLAIYHLRQLETLAFQMTLARMISVKGYPTALGTLRYDPEFVIRGLVVDKLHGNIFKMDRHNHVGRCYHGRRELPFDELKRLYREEKIHLSLPRFAWIDTLFALPEACLFALVIELLEGLGQTVDYARLYDDIREAIDTVHRDGTLKAEVKKELPRYLVKDAELGPALHKLRSGGKKLFVLTNSLWDYTDAVMSYVLDGVLPEYPSWRNYFDAVITGAAKPSFFADQHPLYEVGPGGELVADPAALERGRFYQGGDLPRLERLLGIGGDRILYVGDHIYGDILRSKKSSLWRTCMIVQELEDELAWLERNQASLAELSRLEDLRVRVEDELSVHRAALNVLDRRLERDAPSPEERERLAEERRRDKAELEALRRAQRDANARIEELQLGVEGGFNRYWGLTFKEGNENSRFGEQIEDYACLYTSRVSNFVFYSPMQYFRSPRAAMPHERAALARISPWGDEHGAPVAGDRPSKASKASR, from the coding sequence ATGGATCTTCCTCGCACCGACGCACCCGCCGCCGGCCCGGTGGGTCGCGCCTACGACAGCCCAGACGTCCGGTCCCTGCTGGCCGAGCCGCACGGCTCGCACCGCGAGGTGCCCCGCTCGCGGCAGGTCTTCGTCAACCGCAACCTGCGGATGGACCGCATCGAGGCCGTCGGCTTCGACATGGACTACACGCTGGCGATCTACCACCTGCGCCAGCTCGAGACGCTCGCGTTCCAGATGACGCTGGCGCGGATGATCTCGGTGAAGGGGTACCCGACCGCCCTCGGGACGCTGCGCTACGATCCCGAGTTCGTGATCCGCGGCCTCGTCGTGGACAAGCTCCACGGCAACATCTTCAAGATGGACCGGCACAACCACGTGGGCCGCTGCTACCACGGCCGCCGGGAGCTGCCGTTCGACGAGCTGAAGCGCCTGTACCGCGAGGAGAAGATCCACCTCTCGCTGCCGCGCTTCGCCTGGATCGACACGCTGTTCGCGCTGCCCGAGGCCTGCCTGTTCGCGCTCGTGATCGAGCTGCTCGAGGGGCTCGGGCAGACGGTGGACTACGCCCGGCTCTACGACGACATCCGCGAGGCCATCGACACCGTCCACCGGGACGGCACGCTGAAGGCCGAGGTGAAGAAGGAGCTGCCGCGGTACCTCGTGAAGGACGCCGAGCTCGGGCCCGCGCTCCACAAGCTGCGCTCCGGCGGCAAGAAGCTGTTCGTGCTCACGAACTCGCTGTGGGACTACACCGACGCGGTGATGTCCTACGTGCTCGACGGCGTGCTGCCCGAGTACCCGAGCTGGCGGAACTACTTCGACGCGGTGATCACCGGCGCGGCGAAGCCGTCCTTCTTCGCCGATCAGCACCCGCTGTACGAGGTCGGCCCCGGCGGCGAGCTGGTGGCCGATCCCGCCGCGCTCGAGCGCGGGCGCTTCTACCAGGGCGGCGACCTGCCGCGGCTGGAGCGGCTGCTCGGCATCGGCGGGGACCGGATCCTGTACGTCGGCGACCACATCTACGGCGACATCCTGCGGTCGAAGAAGAGCTCGCTCTGGCGCACCTGCATGATCGTGCAGGAGCTGGAGGACGAGCTGGCGTGGCTGGAGCGGAACCAGGCCTCGCTCGCCGAGCTGTCGCGGCTCGAGGACCTGCGCGTGCGGGTGGAGGACGAGCTGTCGGTGCACCGCGCCGCGCTGAACGTGCTCGACCGGCGGCTCGAGCGCGACGCGCCCTCGCCGGAGGAGCGCGAGCGGCTGGCGGAGGAGCGGCGCCGCGACAAGGCGGAGCTCGAGGCGCTCCGGCGCGCGCAGCGCGACGCGAACGCGCGCATCGAGGAGCTGCAGCTCGGCGTGGAGGGCGGGTTCAACCGCTACTGGGGGCTCACGTTCAAGGAGGGGAACGAGAACTCCCGCTTCGGCGAGCAGATCGAGGACTACGCCTGCCTCTACACCAGCCGCGTGTCGAACTTCGTCTTCTACTCGCCCATGCAGTACTTCCGCTCGCCGCGCGCCGCCATGCCGCACGAGCGCGCCGCGCTCGCCCGCATCTCGCCCTGGGGCGACGAGCACGGCGCCCCGGTCGCCGGCGACCGCCCGTCCAAGGCGTCCAAGGCGTCGCGCTGA
- a CDS encoding M16 family metallopeptidase, with translation MSPSIALPPIHRETLPGGLRVIVAERKGIPLAAVRLVLRGGSSLDPSGRSGLSHLVALAARRGTGRHTGEEIDLAIESIGAELGTGVDEDASYFGLSAPVEVLPRCLDVLAEMAGNPTFPAREVDRLRRREVAALAHDLDEPGVVADRAMLAAGYGSHPYARSSEGTVRSLGAVRRADVAGFHQRYYRPSAAFLVVVGAVRADEVLALVRRRFAGWRTAERPLPPIPPTTAPRTAVVVVDKPDVTQSQVRIASEGFARRSPDYYPGMVASAVLGGGFTSRLMEAIRVNRGLSYGVRSRFATSAVGGLFFVSTFTKVETTAEIVQVTLDETARFCAEGPSAEELERTQSYLCGLYPLSLETHDQLAEKLADLELYGLDDSEVGEFRERVRAVTPDQCREVGRRYFPLERRVVVAVGPARAIARSLERFGPVKVVPARKMV, from the coding sequence GTGAGCCCCTCGATCGCGCTGCCCCCCATCCACCGCGAGACCCTGCCCGGCGGCCTGCGGGTGATCGTCGCCGAGCGCAAGGGCATCCCGCTCGCCGCCGTCCGGCTGGTGCTGCGCGGCGGCTCGTCGCTCGATCCCTCCGGCCGCTCCGGCCTCTCGCACCTCGTCGCGCTGGCGGCCCGCCGCGGGACCGGCCGCCACACCGGCGAGGAGATCGACCTCGCCATCGAGTCCATCGGCGCCGAGCTCGGCACCGGCGTGGACGAGGACGCGTCCTACTTCGGCCTGTCGGCCCCGGTGGAGGTCCTGCCGCGCTGCCTCGACGTGCTCGCCGAGATGGCCGGCAACCCGACGTTCCCCGCCCGCGAGGTGGACCGGCTGCGCCGCCGCGAGGTGGCCGCGCTCGCCCACGATCTCGACGAGCCGGGCGTGGTGGCCGACCGGGCCATGCTCGCCGCCGGCTACGGCTCGCACCCGTACGCGCGCTCGTCGGAGGGCACGGTGCGCTCGCTCGGCGCGGTCCGGCGGGCCGACGTGGCCGGCTTCCACCAGCGCTACTACCGGCCCTCCGCCGCGTTCCTGGTGGTGGTCGGGGCGGTCCGCGCCGACGAGGTGCTCGCGCTGGTGCGGCGCCGCTTCGCCGGGTGGCGCACCGCGGAGCGCCCGCTGCCGCCGATCCCCCCGACCACGGCGCCGCGCACCGCGGTGGTGGTGGTGGACAAGCCGGACGTGACGCAGAGCCAGGTCCGGATCGCGTCGGAGGGGTTCGCGCGCCGCAGCCCGGACTACTACCCGGGCATGGTGGCGAGCGCGGTGCTCGGCGGAGGGTTCACCTCGCGGCTCATGGAGGCGATCCGCGTGAACCGCGGCCTCTCCTACGGCGTGCGGAGCCGCTTCGCCACCAGCGCGGTGGGCGGCCTGTTCTTCGTGTCCACCTTCACCAAGGTCGAGACCACCGCGGAGATCGTGCAGGTCACGCTCGACGAGACCGCGCGCTTCTGCGCCGAGGGCCCGTCCGCGGAGGAGCTGGAGCGGACCCAGAGCTACCTCTGCGGCCTGTACCCGCTCTCGCTCGAGACGCACGACCAGCTCGCCGAGAAGCTCGCCGACCTGGAGCTGTACGGGCTCGACGACAGCGAGGTGGGCGAGTTCCGCGAGCGGGTGCGCGCGGTGACGCCCGACCAGTGCCGCGAGGTCGGGCGGCGCTACTTCCCGCTCGAGCGCCGCGTGGTGGTGGCGGTCGGCCCGGCGCGGGCCATCGCGCGCTCGCTGGAGCGGTTCGGTCCGGTGAAGGTGGTCCCCGCCAGGAAGATGGTGTGA
- a CDS encoding MlaD family protein, giving the protein MKPAVNKALAVGVLVAVGLAAFLFAFTFFKKGGYSDTDSYLVYARFSDATGLTWKSKVQIAGIQVGEVSKITLDKNKALLQIRIDRSVPLHTDACLYKSFPSALLPDALLEVIAGSDTAPLLSSLPEAEREIKCVREATSVQQLLDSMAKIASDVQAVTGDLAKTVQGDQGSLREIVENLARITRQVDQVVAQNRDSLTELIANTRDFTADLREISARDKDRIHSILANVDELTARLKVAAGSLQGILDGGGAGAPGGGPAGPPGAPGAPGAPGAPGAPGTAGATPAVASQQTQAKGVQQAVGRLNDSLARLDQLLAKVQEGKSVAGRLLTDEKMGRQLGTAVEGVSDYVDRLQKMQIEVQLRSEWLLNQSVEDGRPGAKVYFGAKLLPRPDKYYLLEVVSDPRGVDTVTTDTVTTRTPGSVGDSTTVTTRTRHEDKVTFSLQMAKRYGPVTFRGGVIESSGGLGADLHLMKDRLQISTSLYQFSRPYQDVFPRAKVWANYNFLQHFYVTTGVDDFLNRWRSAASPDGRSFNIGTDVFFGAGLYFTDDDLKTLLVSGAGSAASGAGK; this is encoded by the coding sequence TTGAAGCCCGCCGTCAACAAGGCCCTGGCCGTGGGCGTCCTCGTCGCCGTCGGGCTGGCGGCGTTCCTGTTCGCGTTCACCTTCTTCAAGAAGGGCGGGTACTCGGACACGGACAGCTACCTCGTGTACGCGCGCTTCAGCGACGCCACCGGCCTCACCTGGAAGAGCAAGGTGCAGATCGCCGGCATCCAGGTGGGCGAGGTCTCGAAGATCACCCTCGACAAGAACAAGGCGCTGCTCCAGATCCGCATCGACCGCTCGGTGCCGCTCCACACCGACGCCTGCCTCTACAAGAGCTTCCCGTCCGCGCTGCTCCCGGACGCGCTGCTCGAGGTCATCGCCGGCTCCGACACCGCGCCGCTCCTCTCGTCGCTGCCGGAGGCCGAGCGCGAGATCAAGTGCGTGCGCGAGGCGACCAGCGTGCAGCAGCTGCTCGACTCGATGGCGAAGATCGCCAGCGACGTGCAGGCCGTCACCGGCGACCTCGCCAAGACCGTCCAGGGCGACCAGGGCAGCCTGCGCGAGATCGTGGAGAACCTGGCCCGCATCACGCGCCAGGTGGACCAGGTGGTCGCGCAGAACCGGGACAGCCTCACCGAGCTCATCGCGAACACCCGCGACTTCACCGCCGACCTGCGCGAGATCTCCGCGCGCGACAAGGATCGCATCCACAGCATCCTCGCGAACGTGGACGAGCTCACCGCGCGCCTGAAGGTCGCGGCGGGCAGCCTGCAGGGCATCCTCGACGGCGGCGGCGCCGGCGCTCCGGGCGGCGGCCCGGCCGGTCCTCCGGGCGCTCCCGGCGCTCCCGGCGCCCCCGGGGCACCTGGCGCCCCGGGCACGGCGGGCGCCACGCCGGCCGTGGCGAGCCAGCAGACGCAGGCGAAGGGCGTGCAGCAGGCGGTGGGGCGCCTGAACGACAGCCTGGCCCGGCTGGACCAGCTCCTCGCGAAGGTCCAGGAGGGCAAGAGCGTCGCGGGCCGCCTGCTCACCGACGAGAAGATGGGCCGCCAGCTCGGGACCGCGGTGGAGGGCGTCTCCGACTACGTGGACCGGCTGCAGAAGATGCAGATCGAGGTCCAGCTCCGCTCGGAGTGGCTGCTCAACCAGAGCGTCGAGGACGGCCGCCCGGGCGCGAAGGTCTACTTCGGCGCGAAGCTGCTCCCGCGGCCGGACAAGTACTACCTGCTCGAGGTGGTGAGCGATCCGCGCGGCGTGGACACGGTCACCACCGACACGGTGACCACCCGCACGCCGGGCTCGGTCGGCGACTCCACCACTGTCACCACCCGGACCCGGCACGAGGACAAGGTCACGTTCTCGCTGCAGATGGCGAAGCGCTACGGCCCGGTCACGTTCCGCGGCGGCGTCATCGAGAGCTCGGGCGGCCTGGGCGCCGACCTGCACCTCATGAAGGACCGGCTGCAGATCTCGACGTCGCTCTACCAGTTCTCGCGCCCGTACCAGGACGTGTTCCCGCGGGCGAAGGTCTGGGCGAACTACAACTTCCTGCAGCACTTCTACGTCACCACCGGCGTGGACGACTTCCTGAACCGGTGGCGCAGCGCCGCCTCGCCCGACGGCCGCAGCTTCAACATCGGCACCGACGTGTTCTTCGGCGCGGGCCTCTACTTCACCGACGACGACCTGAAGACGCTGCTCGTCTCCGGCGCCGGCAGCGCCGCGAGCGGCGCCGGCAAGTAG
- a CDS encoding M16 family metallopeptidase, whose translation MDGASGHGYVPRRMASQPESPALLDLAQVRAHTLSNGLRVRVLPERSTPTVSYYTFFQVGSRNERLGLTGISHLFEHMMFNGAARYGPKEFDRVLEARGGHSNAYTSNDVTAYYEDFAAEALETVVDLESDRMRSLRLTEDSLEQEREVVKEERRLRTENSIFGLMEEQLESLVFLAHPYRWPVIGWMEDIQRIAREDCEAFFRTYYAPSNAAVYVVGDVDPDATLRLVERYYADIPAGPRPAPVPQGEPPQRGERRATVRYPAQAPALLAGWRGPAARSPDSAALDVLQVCLAVGESSRLRRRLVQELELAVSVSISWGWRIDPGVFLAFAELAPGVPVEKAERELWAELAKVAARGVTAAEVRRAKALLRSSVLHELATHHGVAHALGQAEALLGDWREAGRALEHYAAVGPRDVKRVAVEYLDPTRRSVVVLDPEVRR comes from the coding sequence ATGGACGGGGCGTCCGGCCACGGCTATGTTCCGCGCCGGATGGCCAGCCAACCCGAGTCGCCCGCCCTGCTCGACCTCGCGCAGGTCCGCGCGCACACCCTGTCGAACGGACTGCGCGTCCGTGTGCTCCCCGAGCGCAGCACCCCGACCGTCAGCTACTACACGTTCTTCCAGGTCGGCTCCCGGAACGAGCGGCTGGGCCTGACCGGCATCAGCCACCTGTTCGAGCACATGATGTTCAACGGCGCGGCGCGCTATGGCCCGAAGGAGTTCGACCGGGTCCTGGAGGCGCGCGGCGGCCACTCGAACGCCTACACGTCCAACGACGTCACCGCCTACTACGAGGACTTCGCCGCCGAGGCGCTGGAGACGGTGGTGGACCTCGAGTCGGACCGGATGCGCTCGCTGCGCCTGACCGAGGACTCGCTGGAGCAGGAGCGCGAGGTGGTGAAGGAGGAGCGCCGCCTCCGCACCGAGAATTCGATCTTCGGCCTGATGGAGGAGCAGCTCGAGTCGCTGGTGTTCCTGGCGCACCCGTACCGCTGGCCGGTGATCGGCTGGATGGAGGACATCCAGCGCATCGCCCGCGAGGACTGCGAGGCGTTCTTCCGGACCTACTACGCGCCCAGCAACGCGGCGGTGTACGTCGTCGGCGACGTGGACCCGGACGCCACGCTCCGGCTGGTGGAGCGCTACTACGCCGACATCCCGGCGGGCCCGCGGCCCGCGCCGGTGCCGCAGGGCGAGCCGCCCCAGCGCGGCGAGCGGCGCGCCACGGTCCGCTACCCGGCGCAGGCGCCGGCGCTGCTGGCCGGGTGGCGCGGCCCGGCGGCCCGCAGCCCCGACTCCGCCGCGCTGGACGTGCTGCAGGTGTGCCTCGCGGTGGGCGAGTCGTCGCGGCTGCGCCGGCGCCTGGTGCAGGAGCTGGAGCTGGCGGTGTCCGTCTCGATCAGCTGGGGCTGGCGCATCGACCCGGGCGTCTTCCTGGCGTTCGCCGAGCTCGCGCCGGGCGTGCCGGTGGAGAAGGCCGAGAGGGAGCTGTGGGCCGAGCTCGCCAAGGTGGCGGCGCGCGGCGTGACCGCCGCGGAGGTGCGGCGCGCCAAGGCGCTGCTGCGCAGCTCGGTGCTCCACGAGCTCGCCACGCACCACGGCGTGGCGCACGCGCTCGGGCAGGCGGAGGCGCTCCTGGGCGACTGGCGGGAGGCGGGGCGGGCGCTCGAGCACTACGCGGCGGTGGGGCCGCGCGACGTCAAGAGGGTGGCGGTCGAGTACCTCGACCCGACCCGCCGCTCGGTGGTGGTGCTGGACCCGGAGGTGCGGCGGTGA
- a CDS encoding helix-turn-helix domain-containing protein, producing MGDADRMAIEALRVFVRGIVREALAEAGAAAPRPEGFIGTAEAARRAGVKQETILAWIGKDLLPASRVEGAKGWKIRPADLEAVLGGQQTGSRPAASVADLAQERGRRLADSVKRRS from the coding sequence ATGGGTGACGCCGACCGGATGGCGATCGAGGCGCTCCGTGTGTTCGTGCGCGGCATCGTGCGCGAGGCTCTCGCGGAGGCCGGTGCTGCCGCGCCCCGGCCCGAAGGGTTCATCGGTACGGCCGAGGCCGCCCGGCGCGCCGGCGTGAAGCAGGAGACGATCCTCGCCTGGATCGGGAAGGACCTCCTCCCGGCGTCGCGGGTGGAAGGGGCGAAAGGCTGGAAGATCCGGCCGGCCGATCTCGAGGCCGTGCTGGGCGGTCAGCAAACGGGCTCCCGACCCGCCGCTTCCGTCGCCGACCTTGCGCAGGAGCGCGGCCGCCGGCTCGCCGACTCCGTGAAGAGGCGCTCGTGA
- a CDS encoding ATP-binding protein: MSAAGMAQAPTPAERAEATRLALDVIERREADDLGVSVKELRRALAEGRDLRHEREEQERRREELLGSLLQAGDIFAPLPPVNWLCEALDMAPGAPILFAGYGFSGKTVSAQDLALSVAVGAPAWGRFPVRQGRVLHVDYEQGSHLTRLRYQRLARARGIDPRALDERLVLAPLPSWYLDSDSGDVLARLCEGFDLVIVDSFRAACPHTDENASDSRIPLDRLGRMSEKTGVAPVVVHHARKPARDAQGGARMSVRGSGALYDACGSVLVFAAEKGEPTTVAHEKARISGRPHADFQLWIEDVEIDGDPAAGLRVSCLNGPGPTRVPDRFTQLKGRVLELVKADGTFTGGVNLLRSRLGAKREDVGAAVADLERSGAIRREGSYHRPTFVYQGTDSDSQCA; this comes from the coding sequence GTGAGCGCGGCGGGGATGGCGCAGGCGCCGACTCCGGCGGAGCGTGCGGAGGCAACCCGCCTTGCGCTCGACGTCATCGAACGCCGCGAGGCTGATGACCTGGGCGTTTCGGTCAAGGAACTCCGCAGGGCCCTCGCGGAAGGGCGTGACCTTCGCCACGAGAGGGAGGAGCAGGAGAGGCGGAGGGAGGAGCTCTTGGGCTCTCTCCTCCAGGCCGGCGACATCTTCGCTCCGCTCCCGCCCGTGAACTGGCTCTGCGAGGCGCTCGACATGGCCCCGGGAGCCCCGATCCTCTTCGCGGGATACGGGTTCAGCGGGAAGACGGTCTCTGCGCAAGACCTCGCCCTCTCCGTCGCCGTCGGTGCGCCGGCGTGGGGGCGCTTCCCCGTGCGCCAGGGCCGCGTGCTGCACGTGGACTACGAGCAGGGCTCGCACCTGACCCGCCTCCGCTACCAGCGGCTCGCGCGTGCCCGGGGCATCGACCCGCGTGCCCTCGATGAGCGGCTGGTGCTGGCGCCACTGCCGTCCTGGTATCTCGACAGCGACTCCGGCGACGTGCTGGCGCGGCTGTGCGAGGGCTTCGACCTGGTGATCGTGGACTCGTTCCGCGCGGCCTGCCCCCACACCGACGAGAACGCATCGGACTCCCGGATCCCGCTCGACCGCCTCGGGCGCATGTCCGAGAAGACGGGCGTTGCACCTGTCGTTGTCCACCACGCCCGGAAGCCGGCGCGCGATGCGCAGGGCGGCGCCAGGATGAGCGTGCGAGGCTCGGGCGCGCTGTACGACGCGTGCGGCTCCGTCCTGGTGTTCGCGGCCGAAAAGGGTGAGCCCACCACGGTCGCCCACGAGAAGGCCCGGATCTCTGGCCGGCCTCACGCCGACTTCCAGCTCTGGATCGAGGACGTGGAGATCGACGGAGATCCGGCCGCCGGCCTCCGGGTGTCGTGCCTGAACGGCCCCGGCCCCACCCGCGTTCCCGATCGCTTCACCCAGCTCAAGGGGCGGGTGCTCGAGCTGGTGAAGGCGGACGGGACGTTCACCGGAGGCGTCAACCTTCTTCGCTCCCGCCTCGGGGCCAAGAGGGAGGACGTAGGCGCGGCGGTTGCCGATCTGGAGCGCTCGGGCGCCATCCGGCGCGAGGGGAGCTACCACCGCCCCACGTTCGTCTACCAGGGAACCGATAGTGACTCACAGTGCGCATGA
- a CDS encoding MlaE family ABC transporter permease, with protein sequence MLSRLRDAFEDFGRMILFAGEIVAWAFRPPFRPDQILAQMAFIGAGSAFIVGVTGTFAGMVFGLQMNYALRQFAAEGYTGGSTAFALARELSPVFTALMVTGRAGSAITTELGTMRVTEQIDAMETMAVSPIQYLVVPRVLASILMFPVLTMLFNALGYGGAYVMGVFVSGIPEGPFIQHTREFLGPDDIFHGLGKAVLFGYIVAVITTWRGYSASGGARGVGEGTTRAVVASSVAILVADYAGTVLSVGT encoded by the coding sequence ATGCTCTCCCGCCTCAGGGACGCCTTCGAGGACTTCGGCCGGATGATCCTGTTCGCCGGCGAGATCGTCGCCTGGGCGTTCCGGCCGCCGTTCCGGCCCGACCAGATCCTGGCGCAGATGGCCTTCATCGGGGCGGGCTCCGCCTTCATCGTGGGGGTGACCGGCACGTTCGCCGGGATGGTGTTCGGCCTGCAGATGAACTACGCGCTCCGCCAGTTCGCCGCGGAGGGCTACACGGGCGGCTCGACCGCGTTCGCGCTGGCGCGCGAGCTGTCGCCGGTGTTCACCGCGCTCATGGTGACCGGCCGCGCCGGCAGCGCCATCACCACCGAGCTCGGCACGATGCGCGTCACCGAGCAGATCGACGCCATGGAGACCATGGCGGTCTCGCCCATCCAGTACCTGGTGGTGCCGCGGGTCCTCGCGTCCATCCTCATGTTCCCGGTGCTCACCATGCTGTTCAACGCGCTCGGCTACGGCGGCGCGTACGTGATGGGCGTGTTCGTCTCCGGGATCCCGGAGGGCCCGTTCATCCAGCACACCCGCGAGTTCCTGGGGCCGGACGACATCTTCCACGGGCTCGGCAAGGCGGTGCTGTTCGGCTACATCGTGGCGGTGATCACCACCTGGCGCGGCTACTCCGCGAGCGGCGGCGCCCGCGGGGTAGGTGAGGGGACCACCCGCGCGGTGGTGGCCAGCTCGGTGGCGATCCTGGTGGCCGACTACGCCGGCACCGTGCTGAGCGTGGGGACCTGA